One window of the Oncorhynchus mykiss isolate Arlee chromosome 5, USDA_OmykA_1.1, whole genome shotgun sequence genome contains the following:
- the tjp3 gene encoding tight junction protein ZO-3 isoform X4: MEELMIWEQHTITLSKDSKMGFGFAISGGRDKPNPDSGGTAVMVSDVVRNGPAMGRLFVRDQIVMVNGVSMDNVYSTFTIQNLKSCGKTANITVKRPRKVQLPASTRPSRAASHSNLLDQDPPRRIRRYSDGSDQARTPDHYSARSTTSDRNGTAHALPLMSGYKRLPHQDFLDKPIKTTLLKKKLTDEYGLKLGSQIFIKHMTETGLAAKEGTLQEGDLILKINGMTTENLSLLETKHLVEKSRGKLTMMVLRDDRKFLVSIPEVDDSAPNSEEDRHSHSSSELEDISDLDTDIPTPRNRVSRSATRERRTRRRAEQPPLVAKSRDQSPVRSTLSRPAAKAYPSRRAPSESESDRSASPPLVRKDSPDIADKYRTLSGVSMLPNPKALPAVLDWAAPRPSRPSSALRTRKVVSESDSDRSASPPPRRGESSRVTEDHSRYRVLPDLPHPGTLSASPISIRQDPPRRVSSPVKAPPPDSETESDSSSGPPQRQGTTHRQDTRSRYRATPLVAVEPQVEPPKWKAPSVTMSKHAKGRSGSESEASYATVPRREFADSGGSSSQGSKDSYRALPEMQSSPAPVVRQDPPQRGMTPSRPVSDSSESDRAPSPPRRSGSTDVESNHSVPRRANGTVRYGISVKSNPPAYSKTEEPIYSLPPDSIPTPNLGYSSDLNTVSFVKEGSVGLRLVGGNDVGIFVGGVQPNSPAHEQGMKEGDQIMQVNGVDFGHFNREEAAMFLINIKRGEPVDIRTQNKMDIYKKILKSNLGDSFYIRTHFDNEAEGHNSLAFTRGEVFRVVDTMHRGKLGKWLAIRMGNDLHELDKGTIPNQAGAETLASMEQAQRASGGGGDRQVSGPRAEFWKLRGLRGAKKNVRRTRDDLLQLTIQGKFPAYERVLLREANFKRPIVILGPLNDVAMEKLAREMPDEYEVAEMVPRSSGADSASTVIKLDTVRRIAEKNKHPLLDITPTAVERLNYIQYHPMVLFLDPHSRKDVKVMRQRMCPNSNKSSRRLYAQALKMRRHCGHLFAARIALQPSSNVWYETLKDKIRHQQAKPVWVSEVTLEGGGEEELDALDRTHSDYLSAASDLEDTDGEAFTDGEVYTDNEDLEEPFDSSNQPRISRPTALARSSEPAAEYHSPDPSPEPLGEVPPLMHVPEPRSTRRPSDSSPHDVVTDDTPSYHSFSDSDFSAIDPAVLTTHSDEHPDFIAPNPRIFVPEPPSAELLPESPPSVTMSVIEKKLQQTHMAEPQERKASPSFIVLAHHQAVQTRRTQIRGSDSSDDNDETEDFEWGPATEL, translated from the exons ATGGAAGAATTAATGATATGGGAGCAGCATACTATAACACTAAGCAAA GATTCCAAGATGGGGTTTGGCTTTGCGATATCAGGGGGCAGAGACAAGCCGAACCCAGACTCAGGGGGCACAGCTGTGATGGTTTCAGATGTGGTGCGGAACGGACCCGCTATGGGACGGCTGTT CGTCAGAGATCAGATCGTCATGGTCAATGGAGTGTCCATGGACAATGTCTACTCTACCTTCACCATCCAGAACCTTAAGTCATGTGGCAAAACAGCCAACATA acagtgAAGCGTCCTCGTAAGGTCCAGCTCCCAGCCAGCACCAGACCGTCGCGTGCCGCCTCCCACTCCAACCTGCTGGATCAGGACCCCCCACGGAGGATCCGACGCTACTCTGATGGCTCCGACCAGGCCCGCACCCCTGACCACTACAGCGCTCGTAGCACTACCTCCGATCGCAACGGGACCGCTCACGCCCTGCCACTTATGTCAGGGTACAAACGGCTGCCACACCAGGACTTCCTCGACAAGCCAATCAAAACCACCCTGCTGAAGAAGAAACTCACAGATG AGTATGGACTGAAGTTGGGAAGCCAAATCTTCATCAAACACATGACTGAGACGGGTCTGGCTGCCAAGGAGGGCACTCTGCAGGAGGGAGACCTCATTCTCAAG ATCAATGGGATGACAACAGAGAACCTGTCCCTGCTTGAGACCAAGCACCTGGTGGAGAAGTCCCGGGGGAAGCTGACCATGATGGTCCTGAGAGACGACCGCAAGTTCCTAGTCAGCATCCCCGAGGTGGATGACAGCGCCCCCAACAGCGAGGAGGACCGCCATAGCCACAGCAGCTCTGAACTGGAGG ACATTTCAGACCTGGATACAGACATCCCCACTCCTAGAAACAGAGTGTCACGCTCCGCCACTAGAGAACGACGCACACGCAG AAGAGCTGAGCAACCTCCTCTAGTAGCTAAGTCTCGTGACCAGTCCCCGGTGCGTTCGACACTGTCCCGGCCTGCTGCTAAAGCCTACCCCTCTCGCCGAG CCCCCTCAGAGTCCGAGTCTGACCGCAGTGCCTCACCCCCTCTTGTCAGGAAGGACAGCCCAGACATAGCCGACAAATACAG AACTCTTTCAGGGGTGTCCATGCTCCCCAACCCCAAAGCCTTACCTGCCGTCCTCGACTGGGCCGCCCCACGTCCTTCCCGTCCCTCCTCCGCCTTGCGAACTCGTAAAG tGGTGTCAGAGTCGGACTCGGACCGCAGTGCCTCGCCACCCCCTAGAAGAGGAGAGAGTTCCAGAGTCACAGAGGACCACTCCAGATACAGAGTGCTCCCTGACCTGCCCCACCCTGGGACACTGAGCGCCTCCCCCATCTCCATTCGTCAGGATCCCCCCCGACGGGTCTCCTCTCCTGTCAAAGCCCCACCTCCAG ACTCTGAGACTGAGTCGGACAGCAGCTCCGGGCCCCCCCAGAGACAGGGCACCACCCACAGGCAGGACACCCGGAGCAGATACAG AGCCACTCCTTTAGTAGCTGTGGAGCCCCAAGTGGAGCCCCCCAAGTGGAAGGCCCCCAGTGTCACAATGAGCAAACATGCTAAGG GGCGCTCAGGATCAGAGTCGGAGGCAAGTTATGCAACCGTACCTCGACGGGAATTTGCAGACAGTGGAGGCTCCAGTTCCCAGGGATCCAAGGACAGTTACAG agctCTGCCTGAGATGCAGTCTTCTCCAGCTCCAGTAGTGAGACAGGACCCCCCTCAACGAGGCATGACCCCCTCCAGACCAGTCtcag ATTCCTCTGAGTCAGACCGTGCACCTTCACCCCCTCGGAGGTCTGGGAGTACCGATGTGGAGAGCAACCACAG TGTTCCACGCAGAGCCAATGGAACTGTCCGCTATGGGATATCAGTGAAGAGCAACCCTCCAGCCTACT CCAAGACCGAGGAACCCATCTACTCCTTACCCCCAGACTCCATCCCCACACCTAACTTGGG ATACAGCTCTGATCTGAACACAGTGTCGTTTGTGAAGGAGGGCAGCGTAGGCCTGAGGCTGGTGGGGGGTAATGACGTGGGCATCTTTGTTGGGGGGGTTCAGCCCAACAGTCCTGCCCATGAGCAAGGCATGAAGGAGGGGGACCAGATCATGCAG GTAAATGGGGTGGACTTTGGTCATTTCAACCGTGAGGAAGCTGCTATGTTCCTGATCAACATAAAGAGAGGGGAGCCGGTGGACATCCGTACTCAGAACAAGATGgaca TATACAAGAAGATACTGAAGTCCAACTTGGGAGACTCGTTCTATATCCGGACCCACTTTGACAACGAGGCAGAGGGCCACAACAGCCTAGCCTTCACCAGGGGAGAGGTGTTCAGGGTGGTGGACACCATGCACAGGGGCAAGCTGGGGAAGTGGCTGGCTATACGCATGGGCAACGACCTGCACGAGCTGGACAAGGGCACCATCCCCAACCAGGCCGG GGCTGAGACACTGGCCAGTATGGAGCAGGCTCAGAGGgccagtggaggaggaggggatcgCCAGGTCTCAGGGCCCAGGGCAGAGTTCTGGAAACTACGGGGGCTTAGAGGGGCCAAGAAGAACGTCCGCCGGACCCGCGACGACCTGCTCCAACTCACTATCCAGGGCAAATTCCCAGCGTACGAGAGAGTTCTGCTCAGAGAAG CTAATTTCAAACGGCCAATCGTCATCTTGGGTCCTCTGAATGATGTGGCCATGGAGAAGCTGGCCAGAGAGATGCCTGATGAATATGAGGTGGCAGAGATGGTTCCTCGTAGTAGTGGAGCAGACAGCGCTTCTACGGTCATTAAGCTGGACACAGTCCGAAGGATTGCAGAGAAG AACAAGCACCCTCTGCTGGACATTACTCCTACTGCAGTGGAGCGTCTGAACTACATCCAATACCACCCCATGGTGCTGTTCCTGGACCCACACAGCAGGAAGGACGTCAAGGTCATGAGGCAGAGGATGTGCCCCAACTCCAACAAGAGCTCCAGACGCCTCTACGCACAGGCCCTCAAGATGAGGAGGCACTGCGGCCATCTGTtcgcag CTCGTATTGCCCTCCAGCCCAGCTCTAATGTGTGGTATGAGACTCTGAAAGACAAGATCAGACACCAGCAGGCCAAACCTGTCTGGGTCTCAGAAGTCACG TTGGAGGGAGGCGGAGAGGAGGAGCTGGATGCGTTGGACCGGACTCATTCGGACTACCTGAGTGCTGCCAGTGACCTAGAGGACACGGATGGAGAGGCGTTTACAGACGGAGAGGTCTACACTGACAATGAGGACCTGGAGGAACCATTTGACTCCAGCAACCAGCCCCGGATATCCAGGCCCACCGCTCTGGCCCGCTCCTCAGAGCCTGCTGCCGAGTACCACAGCCCCGATCCATCCCCCGAGCCTCTGGGAGAGGTCCCACCCCTGATGCATGTGCCTGAGCCCAGGTCGACCCGTCGTCCATCTGACAGCTCTCCTCACGATGTCGTCACTGATGACACCCCGTCCTATCATAGCTTTTCAGATTCGGACTTCAGCGCCATTGACCCGGCTGTTCTGACCACCCACTCGGATGAACACCCTGACTTCATAGCCCCTAACCCCAGAATCTTTGTCCCTGAGCCCCCGTCAGCCGAGCTGCTGCCAGAGAGCCCCCCATCCGTCACAATGTCAGTCATAGAGAAGAAACTCCAACAG ACCCATATGGCAGAACCTCAGGAGAGGAAAGCTTCCCCATCATTCATTGT GTTGGCTCACCACCAGGCTGTCCAGACGAGACGCACTCAGATCCGAGGCAGTGACAGCTCCGATGACAATGACGAGACTGAGGACTTCGAGTGGGGTCCAGCTACAGAACTTTAG
- the tjp3 gene encoding tight junction protein ZO-3 isoform X3, whose product MEVRFREEVKPEMEELMIWEQHTITLSKDSKMGFGFAISGGRDKPNPDSGGTAVMVSDVVRNGPAMGRLFVRDQIVMVNGVSMDNVYSTFTIQNLKSCGKTANITVKRPRKVQLPASTRPSRAASHSNLLDQDPPRRIRRYSDGSDQARTPDHYSARSTTSDRNGTAHALPLMSGYKRLPHQDFLDKPIKTTLLKKKLTDEYGLKLGSQIFIKHMTETGLAAKEGTLQEGDLILKINGMTTENLSLLETKHLVEKSRGKLTMMVLRDDRKFLVSIPEVDDSAPNSEEDRHSHSSSELEDISDLDTDIPTPRNRVSRSATRERRTRRRAEQPPLVAKSRDQSPVRSTLSRPAAKAYPSRRAPSESESDRSASPPLVRKDSPDIADKYRTLSGVSMLPNPKALPAVLDWAAPRPSRPSSALRTRKVVSESDSDRSASPPPRRGESSRVTEDHSRYRVLPDLPHPGTLSASPISIRQDPPRRVSSPVKAPPPDSETESDSSSGPPQRQGTTHRQDTRSRYRATPLVAVEPQVEPPKWKAPSVTMSKHAKGRSGSESEASYATVPRREFADSGGSSSQGSKDSYRALPEMQSSPAPVVRQDPPQRGMTPSRPVSDSSESDRAPSPPRRSGSTDVESNHSVPRRANGTVRYGISVKSNPPAYSKTEEPIYSLPPDSIPTPNLGYSSDLNTVSFVKEGSVGLRLVGGNDVGIFVGGVQPNSPAHEQGMKEGDQIMQVNGVDFGHFNREEAAMFLINIKRGEPVDIRTQNKMDIYKKILKSNLGDSFYIRTHFDNEAEGHNSLAFTRGEVFRVVDTMHRGKLGKWLAIRMGNDLHELDKGTIPNQAGAETLASMEQAQRASGGGGDRQVSGPRAEFWKLRGLRGAKKNVRRTRDDLLQLTIQGKFPAYERVLLREANFKRPIVILGPLNDVAMEKLAREMPDEYEVAEMVPRSSGADSASTVIKLDTVRRIAEKNKHPLLDITPTAVERLNYIQYHPMVLFLDPHSRKDVKVMRQRMCPNSNKSSRRLYAQALKMRRHCGHLFAARIALQPSSNVWYETLKDKIRHQQAKPVWVSEVTLEGGGEEELDALDRTHSDYLSAASDLEDTDGEAFTDGEVYTDNEDLEEPFDSSNQPRISRPTALARSSEPAAEYHSPDPSPEPLGEVPPLMHVPEPRSTRRPSDSSPHDVVTDDTPSYHSFSDSDFSAIDPAVLTTHSDEHPDFIAPNPRIFVPEPPSAELLPESPPSVTMSVIEKKLQQTHMAEPQERKASPSFIVLAHHQAVQTRRTQIRGSDSSDDNDETEDFEWGPATEL is encoded by the exons ATGGAAGTGAGGTTCAGAGAAGAAGTG AAACCAGAGATGGAAGAATTAATGATATGGGAGCAGCATACTATAACACTAAGCAAA GATTCCAAGATGGGGTTTGGCTTTGCGATATCAGGGGGCAGAGACAAGCCGAACCCAGACTCAGGGGGCACAGCTGTGATGGTTTCAGATGTGGTGCGGAACGGACCCGCTATGGGACGGCTGTT CGTCAGAGATCAGATCGTCATGGTCAATGGAGTGTCCATGGACAATGTCTACTCTACCTTCACCATCCAGAACCTTAAGTCATGTGGCAAAACAGCCAACATA acagtgAAGCGTCCTCGTAAGGTCCAGCTCCCAGCCAGCACCAGACCGTCGCGTGCCGCCTCCCACTCCAACCTGCTGGATCAGGACCCCCCACGGAGGATCCGACGCTACTCTGATGGCTCCGACCAGGCCCGCACCCCTGACCACTACAGCGCTCGTAGCACTACCTCCGATCGCAACGGGACCGCTCACGCCCTGCCACTTATGTCAGGGTACAAACGGCTGCCACACCAGGACTTCCTCGACAAGCCAATCAAAACCACCCTGCTGAAGAAGAAACTCACAGATG AGTATGGACTGAAGTTGGGAAGCCAAATCTTCATCAAACACATGACTGAGACGGGTCTGGCTGCCAAGGAGGGCACTCTGCAGGAGGGAGACCTCATTCTCAAG ATCAATGGGATGACAACAGAGAACCTGTCCCTGCTTGAGACCAAGCACCTGGTGGAGAAGTCCCGGGGGAAGCTGACCATGATGGTCCTGAGAGACGACCGCAAGTTCCTAGTCAGCATCCCCGAGGTGGATGACAGCGCCCCCAACAGCGAGGAGGACCGCCATAGCCACAGCAGCTCTGAACTGGAGG ACATTTCAGACCTGGATACAGACATCCCCACTCCTAGAAACAGAGTGTCACGCTCCGCCACTAGAGAACGACGCACACGCAG AAGAGCTGAGCAACCTCCTCTAGTAGCTAAGTCTCGTGACCAGTCCCCGGTGCGTTCGACACTGTCCCGGCCTGCTGCTAAAGCCTACCCCTCTCGCCGAG CCCCCTCAGAGTCCGAGTCTGACCGCAGTGCCTCACCCCCTCTTGTCAGGAAGGACAGCCCAGACATAGCCGACAAATACAG AACTCTTTCAGGGGTGTCCATGCTCCCCAACCCCAAAGCCTTACCTGCCGTCCTCGACTGGGCCGCCCCACGTCCTTCCCGTCCCTCCTCCGCCTTGCGAACTCGTAAAG tGGTGTCAGAGTCGGACTCGGACCGCAGTGCCTCGCCACCCCCTAGAAGAGGAGAGAGTTCCAGAGTCACAGAGGACCACTCCAGATACAGAGTGCTCCCTGACCTGCCCCACCCTGGGACACTGAGCGCCTCCCCCATCTCCATTCGTCAGGATCCCCCCCGACGGGTCTCCTCTCCTGTCAAAGCCCCACCTCCAG ACTCTGAGACTGAGTCGGACAGCAGCTCCGGGCCCCCCCAGAGACAGGGCACCACCCACAGGCAGGACACCCGGAGCAGATACAG AGCCACTCCTTTAGTAGCTGTGGAGCCCCAAGTGGAGCCCCCCAAGTGGAAGGCCCCCAGTGTCACAATGAGCAAACATGCTAAGG GGCGCTCAGGATCAGAGTCGGAGGCAAGTTATGCAACCGTACCTCGACGGGAATTTGCAGACAGTGGAGGCTCCAGTTCCCAGGGATCCAAGGACAGTTACAG agctCTGCCTGAGATGCAGTCTTCTCCAGCTCCAGTAGTGAGACAGGACCCCCCTCAACGAGGCATGACCCCCTCCAGACCAGTCtcag ATTCCTCTGAGTCAGACCGTGCACCTTCACCCCCTCGGAGGTCTGGGAGTACCGATGTGGAGAGCAACCACAG TGTTCCACGCAGAGCCAATGGAACTGTCCGCTATGGGATATCAGTGAAGAGCAACCCTCCAGCCTACT CCAAGACCGAGGAACCCATCTACTCCTTACCCCCAGACTCCATCCCCACACCTAACTTGGG ATACAGCTCTGATCTGAACACAGTGTCGTTTGTGAAGGAGGGCAGCGTAGGCCTGAGGCTGGTGGGGGGTAATGACGTGGGCATCTTTGTTGGGGGGGTTCAGCCCAACAGTCCTGCCCATGAGCAAGGCATGAAGGAGGGGGACCAGATCATGCAG GTAAATGGGGTGGACTTTGGTCATTTCAACCGTGAGGAAGCTGCTATGTTCCTGATCAACATAAAGAGAGGGGAGCCGGTGGACATCCGTACTCAGAACAAGATGgaca TATACAAGAAGATACTGAAGTCCAACTTGGGAGACTCGTTCTATATCCGGACCCACTTTGACAACGAGGCAGAGGGCCACAACAGCCTAGCCTTCACCAGGGGAGAGGTGTTCAGGGTGGTGGACACCATGCACAGGGGCAAGCTGGGGAAGTGGCTGGCTATACGCATGGGCAACGACCTGCACGAGCTGGACAAGGGCACCATCCCCAACCAGGCCGG GGCTGAGACACTGGCCAGTATGGAGCAGGCTCAGAGGgccagtggaggaggaggggatcgCCAGGTCTCAGGGCCCAGGGCAGAGTTCTGGAAACTACGGGGGCTTAGAGGGGCCAAGAAGAACGTCCGCCGGACCCGCGACGACCTGCTCCAACTCACTATCCAGGGCAAATTCCCAGCGTACGAGAGAGTTCTGCTCAGAGAAG CTAATTTCAAACGGCCAATCGTCATCTTGGGTCCTCTGAATGATGTGGCCATGGAGAAGCTGGCCAGAGAGATGCCTGATGAATATGAGGTGGCAGAGATGGTTCCTCGTAGTAGTGGAGCAGACAGCGCTTCTACGGTCATTAAGCTGGACACAGTCCGAAGGATTGCAGAGAAG AACAAGCACCCTCTGCTGGACATTACTCCTACTGCAGTGGAGCGTCTGAACTACATCCAATACCACCCCATGGTGCTGTTCCTGGACCCACACAGCAGGAAGGACGTCAAGGTCATGAGGCAGAGGATGTGCCCCAACTCCAACAAGAGCTCCAGACGCCTCTACGCACAGGCCCTCAAGATGAGGAGGCACTGCGGCCATCTGTtcgcag CTCGTATTGCCCTCCAGCCCAGCTCTAATGTGTGGTATGAGACTCTGAAAGACAAGATCAGACACCAGCAGGCCAAACCTGTCTGGGTCTCAGAAGTCACG TTGGAGGGAGGCGGAGAGGAGGAGCTGGATGCGTTGGACCGGACTCATTCGGACTACCTGAGTGCTGCCAGTGACCTAGAGGACACGGATGGAGAGGCGTTTACAGACGGAGAGGTCTACACTGACAATGAGGACCTGGAGGAACCATTTGACTCCAGCAACCAGCCCCGGATATCCAGGCCCACCGCTCTGGCCCGCTCCTCAGAGCCTGCTGCCGAGTACCACAGCCCCGATCCATCCCCCGAGCCTCTGGGAGAGGTCCCACCCCTGATGCATGTGCCTGAGCCCAGGTCGACCCGTCGTCCATCTGACAGCTCTCCTCACGATGTCGTCACTGATGACACCCCGTCCTATCATAGCTTTTCAGATTCGGACTTCAGCGCCATTGACCCGGCTGTTCTGACCACCCACTCGGATGAACACCCTGACTTCATAGCCCCTAACCCCAGAATCTTTGTCCCTGAGCCCCCGTCAGCCGAGCTGCTGCCAGAGAGCCCCCCATCCGTCACAATGTCAGTCATAGAGAAGAAACTCCAACAG ACCCATATGGCAGAACCTCAGGAGAGGAAAGCTTCCCCATCATTCATTGT GTTGGCTCACCACCAGGCTGTCCAGACGAGACGCACTCAGATCCGAGGCAGTGACAGCTCCGATGACAATGACGAGACTGAGGACTTCGAGTGGGGTCCAGCTACAGAACTTTAG